From the Micromonospora echinospora genome, the window GGGTTCCACCGCAGCAGCCGGGTCCGGGTCCGACCGGTCGCCGCCACCAGCCGGGACGAGGTGTCGGTGACGGCGGCGCGCCAGCGCAGCAGCACCGACGGCGGCAGGATCGCCGCGACGACCCGGGTGCGCCGGTCGGCCCGTGCGCCGAGCGCGTTGCGGACCGTCCCGAGCGCCGGGTGCAGCTCGCCGCCGGCCAACGGGTCCCGCGCGTAGCGGGCCCGCTCCTCGGCCCGGCCGAGGAGGCGGACCGCCGTGGCCGCCGGCTCGTCCTCGGCGAGGGCCTCCCGGACCAGCCGGTCGGCGGTGGCCCGGGGGGTCTCCGTCCGGTCCACCCGGACCCGGTAGTCCACCAGCGTGTCGAGCAGTTCGTCCCAGGCGGCGTGCGCCCGGGCGCGGGCGCTGTCGGCATCCGCCTCGACCACCACGAGCGGACCGGTCCCGCCGGCCGGTCCACCGGCCGCGTCGACCGCCGTGGCGACCGGCGGGTCGGCCGGGGCGGCTCCGCGCCGGCGGCGCAGCGCCGACCGACGCATCGCCGGCACGGCCAGCAGCACCAGCACCGCCAGGGCGGCGGCCAGCCACCACGGCCAGACCGTGGCCTGCTCCGTCGGGGTACCCGTGGTCGGGACGAGCCCCTCCTCGATGTTCCGGTCGGCCTCGTCCGGCCCGGCCGGTCCGGCCGACGGGTCGGTCTCGCCCGGGGCGGCCGGAGCACCGGCCGACGGGGTGACCGGGTCGGGCGCGTCGTTGTCCGGCGCCCAGTCCGAGCGGGCGTTGCCCGGCACGCCGTACGCCGGGGTGGCGTCGAACGGCACCCAGCCGATGCCCTCACCGAAGTAGACCTCGGTCCAGGCGTGCAGGTTCCGGTTGGTCAGGACGTAGGTGTTCCCGTCCTTGCTGGTGCCGTTGGTGAACCCGAACGCGACCCGGGCCGGGATGCCGGCCGCCCGGACCAGCCAGGCCATCGCGGCGGCGTACTGCTGGCAGAAGCCGGCCTTGTTGTTCAGGAAGTCGACGATTTCCCGGCCGCTGGTGCCCCCCTCGGTGCTCAGCGAGTAGCGGAACCCGTTCCGGGCGGAGAAGTGGTCGTAGATCGCCCGGACCCGGTCGTAGTCCGTCTCGCGCCCCTCGACCAGCTCCTCGACCAGCGCGTCCACCTCGGGCGCCGGCGGCGTGTCGGTCAACTGCTGCTGCACCATCGGGTCCGACGCGGGCAACGACGGGGCCTGGCGCAGCAGCTCGGGGGTGTAGAGGGAGCGGACGTAGTCGAACTCGTACCGCTTGCCGCGCGAGTTCTCTCGGTTGGAGTAGACGATCTGGAGGTTCGGGTCGTACTGCCAGTTGCCGTTGAGCCCGTCGGTGCGGACCGGTTCGGCGTAGACCGGCATCAGCGGCATGTTCAGGTCCCGGGTGACCTCGACGGTGGCCCGGTACCGCTCCTGCCGGACCTGGGGCGCCACGTCCTCGGTGGGGTCCGGCAGGTTGCGGGTGACCGGCCGCCCGGACGGGTTGCGCACGTGGAAGCCGTTCGGGCGCAGCTCGTCGGCGACCCCGAACCGCAGGTAGAACGGATTTTCCTCGGTGGTGGTCACCTTCACCAGGTCGGCCACCTCGGACTGGTTGAGCTGGCCGCTGAGCGAGGCGAACAGGTCCACCCGGCCGGGGCTGCCGCCGACCCCGGCCCGTCCGTTGCCGTCGCCGTTGCCCGACTGGAGGCTGTCCAGCAGTCCGCCGGTCATCCCGGGCACCGCCAGCGGCGCGAGCACCGCGACCACCACCCCGACCACGGCCAGCCGACGCCCGGCGCTGGCCAGCGGGGAGGACTCCCAGACGTCGACGTCCCGGCCGTCGCCGGTGAACCGGCGGCCGAACCGGCGTACCCGGTCGATGTTGTCGCTGACCAGCAGCCAGAGGTAGCCGGCCGCGCCGATCACGAACGGCACCGGCGGGACGCTCTCGACGTAGACCGCGACCGGCACCGAGTAGATGGCGAGCATCGGCAGACCGGCCAGGGCGGGCCGGCGCAGACCCACGGCGAGCAGGTCGACCACCACGGCCACCCCGCCCACCCCGAGCACGGTGATGAAGAGCAGCGGGTCGGTGTCGGGCACCTTCACGCCGTACGAGCGCATGTCCTGCACCGAGCCGCCGACCAGCTCGCCGAAGTGGGCGATGGTGCCCGGCGTGGGCAGCACGGCGGCCAGCTCGCTGCCGCTGGGGAACATCCAGGTCAGCGCGATCAGCAGCCCGGCCACCATGCCGAGCGCCTGACCCCACAGCGGCGCCCGGACCAGCCGCAGCAGCGCGGCGGCCCCGGCGACCACCGCCACCGCGATGGCCGCCTGCACCAGCCACGTCCAGCGTTGGAAGATCGCCGACAGCGGCGCGGCGGCGAGCAGCGTCGCGGCTGCCGCCACCAGGCCGAGTCCACGGTTCGCGATCACTCGTCCCCCCTCACTTCACGCCACCGGCCACGGTCTCGGCCAGCGCGGCGCGTACCGCGAACCCCTGCGAGCCACGGGCCGCCTGCGGCCAGAGCGCGGCAAGCTGGCTGCCGTGCTCCACCCCGATCACCCGCCACCCGCTCTGCAACAGGGCGAGCGCGGCGGCGGCGTGGGCCTGCTGCGCCTCGGCCCGGGCCCGCTCCGGCAGGTTGAGCCAACCGGCGCTGTCCAGCAGGAAGGCCACGCAGGTGGCGCCGTTGCCGCGCAACGCGGCCAGCAACTGCGCCTCGGCGGTGCTGAGCGAGCCGAGCAGGGCGATGATCAGCCCCCCGTCGGCGCGTTGGCGGACCCGCTCCACCAGGGTGGTGAGTTCGCCCCGCTGCTCCAGCCGGACCTCGGCGAGATGGTCGAGGAGCACGCCGTCACCGGTGGCCTCGGCCGCGTCGACGTCGGCTCCGGAACCGGTCACCAGGCGCAGCTTGTAGCCGGCCTGGCGCAGGTGCACGGCGATGCTCGCGGCGGCCGACACCGCCCACTCGAAGCTCGCGGTGGGCCCGTCGCCCCGGTGCCCGTACGCGCGGGTGTCCAGCACCACCGTCGCCCGGCTCTCCCACGGCTGCTCCTCGCGCCGCACCATCAGCTCCCCGGTGCGCGCGGTCGACTTCCAGTGCACCCGGCGCAGGTCGTCGCCCCTCCGGTACTCGCGGGTCGCCGCGTCGTCCTCGCCGTGCACCGCCACCGAACGGGCCCGGCTGTCGCCGCTGCCGGCGTACTCACCGGGGAGCCGGATCGACGGCAGCGGCGTGACCTGCGGGATCACCGTGAGTCGGTCGGTGCTGGGAAAGGCCCGGCTCAGCTCGCAGAGCCCGAACGGGTCGGTCATCCGGATCCCGAGCGGCCCCACCGCGTACCGGCCACGCACGTCGGCGCGGACGGTGTACGCCACCGAACTGGCCTGGAACGCGCCGAGTCGCTCCAGCACCACCCGGGGACGGCTGCCCAGCGCGTACGGCAGCCGGTCCTCGATCAGCAGCGTGCCGGTGGGCAGGCGGGACATGTTCTGCAACCGCAGCACCACCCGGGAACTGGCCCCGACCGGTGCCCGGTGCGGGTCCAGCGACCGGACACAGGCGAGCTTGTAGCGGCTGCGCCCGACGTACGCGGCGGCGAGCAGCGGCAGCACGGTCAGCAGCACCGCCACCCGGAGCAGGTCCCGCTCCCCGAGCAGCAGCGCCGAGATGGCGGCGGCCACGGCGGCGGCCAGGAAGGACCGGCCGCGGGTGGTGAGCCCGC encodes:
- a CDS encoding DUF3488 and DUF4129 domain-containing transglutaminase family protein, producing MIANRGLGLVAAAATLLAAAPLSAIFQRWTWLVQAAIAVAVVAGAAALLRLVRAPLWGQALGMVAGLLIALTWMFPSGSELAAVLPTPGTIAHFGELVGGSVQDMRSYGVKVPDTDPLLFITVLGVGGVAVVVDLLAVGLRRPALAGLPMLAIYSVPVAVYVESVPPVPFVIGAAGYLWLLVSDNIDRVRRFGRRFTGDGRDVDVWESSPLASAGRRLAVVGVVVAVLAPLAVPGMTGGLLDSLQSGNGDGNGRAGVGGSPGRVDLFASLSGQLNQSEVADLVKVTTTEENPFYLRFGVADELRPNGFHVRNPSGRPVTRNLPDPTEDVAPQVRQERYRATVEVTRDLNMPLMPVYAEPVRTDGLNGNWQYDPNLQIVYSNRENSRGKRYEFDYVRSLYTPELLRQAPSLPASDPMVQQQLTDTPPAPEVDALVEELVEGRETDYDRVRAIYDHFSARNGFRYSLSTEGGTSGREIVDFLNNKAGFCQQYAAAMAWLVRAAGIPARVAFGFTNGTSKDGNTYVLTNRNLHAWTEVYFGEGIGWVPFDATPAYGVPGNARSDWAPDNDAPDPVTPSAGAPAAPGETDPSAGPAGPDEADRNIEEGLVPTTGTPTEQATVWPWWLAAALAVLVLLAVPAMRRSALRRRRGAAPADPPVATAVDAAGGPAGGTGPLVVVEADADSARARAHAAWDELLDTLVDYRVRVDRTETPRATADRLVREALAEDEPAATAVRLLGRAEERARYARDPLAGGELHPALGTVRNALGARADRRTRVVAAILPPSVLLRWRAAVTDTSSRLVAATGRTRTRLLRWNPRRLLAGRPAR
- a CDS encoding DUF58 domain-containing protein, producing the protein MRDGLRGLTTRGRSFLAAAVAAAISALLLGERDLLRVAVLLTVLPLLAAAYVGRSRYKLACVRSLDPHRAPVGASSRVVLRLQNMSRLPTGTLLIEDRLPYALGSRPRVVLERLGAFQASSVAYTVRADVRGRYAVGPLGIRMTDPFGLCELSRAFPSTDRLTVIPQVTPLPSIRLPGEYAGSGDSRARSVAVHGEDDAATREYRRGDDLRRVHWKSTARTGELMVRREEQPWESRATVVLDTRAYGHRGDGPTASFEWAVSAAASIAVHLRQAGYKLRLVTGSGADVDAAEATGDGVLLDHLAEVRLEQRGELTTLVERVRQRADGGLIIALLGSLSTAEAQLLAALRGNGATCVAFLLDSAGWLNLPERARAEAQQAHAAAALALLQSGWRVIGVEHGSQLAALWPQAARGSQGFAVRAALAETVAGGVK